From one Lolium rigidum isolate FL_2022 chromosome 4, APGP_CSIRO_Lrig_0.1, whole genome shotgun sequence genomic stretch:
- the LOC124708205 gene encoding U1 small nuclear ribonucleoprotein A-like encodes MSGEAGAGGGGEANGVQPNVTIYINNLNEKTKLEELKKSLKAVFSQFGKILDVLAFKTLKHKGQAWVVFEDVESATKALKGMQDFPFYDKPMRIQYAKTKSDVIAKADGTFVPRERRKRSDEKPEKKQKREQHHDVNQAGLGMNAYPGAYGAPPLSQLPFGAGPRVMMPEIIVPNSILFVQNLPHDTTAVLVQMLFCQYPGFKEVRMIEAKPGIAFVEYGDEGQATAAMNALQGYKIKENQMLVTYAKK; translated from the exons ATGAGCGGCGAGGcgggggccggcggcggaggtgaAGCGAACGGCGTCCAGCCGAACGTGACCATCTACATCAACAACCTCAACGAGAAGACCAAACTCGAAG AGCTTAAGAAGTCCCTCAAGGCTGTTTTCTCTCAGTTTGGCAAAATTCTTGATGTGCTTGCTTTTAAGACTTTGAAGCATAAAGGGCAGGCATGGGTTGTGTTTGAAGATGTGGAATCAGCAACCAAGGCTTTGAAGGGGATGCAAGATTTTCCCTTTTATGACAAACCTATG AGAATTCAATATGCCAAGACAAAGTCAGATGTTATAGCAAAAGCGGATGGCACCTTCGTACCTCGAGAAAGAAGGAAGAGGAGTGATGAAAAAC CTGAAAAGAAGCAGAAGCGTGAGCAGCATCATGATGTTAACCAGGCTGGCTTAGGCATGAATGCCTATCCTGGTGCTTATGGGGCTCCtccg CTCTCTCAGCTACCATTTGGTGCGGGACCGAGGGTCATGATGCCAGAGATTATTGTGCCAAACAGTATTCTCTTCGTCCAAAATCTCCCGCACGACACGACTGCCGTGCTGGTGCAGATGCTCTTCTGCCAGTACCCAGGGTTCAAGGAAGTGAGGATGATTGAAGCAAAGCCTGGTATTGCTTTTGTGGAGTATGGAGATGAGGGGCAGGCGACCGCAGCCATGAACGCACTTCAGGGCTACAAAATTAAAGAGAACCAAATGCTTGTTACATACGCGAAGAAGTAA